One Helianthus annuus cultivar XRQ/B chromosome 12, HanXRQr2.0-SUNRISE, whole genome shotgun sequence genomic region harbors:
- the LOC110892967 gene encoding uncharacterized protein LOC110892967, which produces MIAPSLFTPSFYDMFNVVHIDEKWFYLSKPSKRYYLLPGEDEPLRTCKSKKFITKVMFLAAVARPRFDTSGNERFSGKIGIFPFTKLEPAKRSSKNRVAGTLETKPILSVIKEVTRSWLIDKVLPAIRDKWPQGHTGPIFIQQDNAKPHNNIDDEQFIQEASRDGFDIRLRFQPPNSPDLNVLDLGFFHAIQSLQEQEVLGSIDELVHAVQTSFEKLSSHELNNVFLTLQACMKEIMKVHGSNHYQTPHIGKGKLERQGKLPLQIECDSNLINEVVSHLAH; this is translated from the coding sequence ATGATTGCTCCATCTTTGTTTACTCCTTCATTTTATGATATGTTTAACGTGGTTCACATTGATGAAAAATGGTTTTACTTGTCAAAACCATCAAAACGTTACTACCTTTTACCTGGCGAGGATGAGCCATTAAGAACATGTAAATCAAAAAAGTTTATCACAAAGGTCATGTTTCTAGCCGCGGTTGCACGGCCAAGATTTGATACGTCGGGTAACGAACGTTTTTCGGGAAAGATAGGTATCTTTCCTTTCACAAAACTTGAACCCGCAAAACGTTCAAGTAAGAATCGTGTTGCGGGAACTTTAGAGACTAAGCCTATCTTATCGGTGATTAAAGAAGTAACGAGGTCATGGTTAATTGATAAAGTACTACCGGCTATAAGGGATAAATGGCCACAAGGTCATACAGGTCCAATTTTTATTCAACAAGACAATGCGAAGCCACATAATAATATTGACGATGAACAATTTATTCAAGAAGCATCTCGAGATGGGTTTGATATTCGACTTCGTTTTCAACCACCAAATAGCCCAGATTTAAATGTGTTAGATCTCGGGTTTTTTCACGCGATTCAATCACTTCAAGAACAAGAGGTTTTGGGATCAATAGATGAATTGGTTCATGCAGTCCAAACCTCTTTTGAAAAATTGTCATCCCATGAGCTTAACAATGTCTTTTTGACTCTACAAGCATGCATGAAAGAAATCATGAAGGTGCATGGTAGCAACCATTATCAAACACCACATATTGGTAAAGGTAAATTGGAACGTCAAGGAAAATTACCTTTGCAAATTGAGTGTGATAGCAATTTAATTAATGAAGTAGTCTCACATTTAGCTCACTag